One Vigna unguiculata cultivar IT97K-499-35 chromosome 7, ASM411807v1, whole genome shotgun sequence genomic region harbors:
- the LOC114191556 gene encoding coatomer subunit alpha-2-like gives MLTKFETKSNRVKGLSFHPKRPWILASLHSGVIQLWDYRMGTLIDKFDEHDGPVRGVHFHHSQPLFVSGGDDYKIKVWNYKLHRCLFTLLGHLDYIRTVQFHHENPWIVSASDDQTIRIWNWQSRTCISVLTGHNHYVMCALFHPKEDLVVSASLDQTVRVWDISSLKRKTASPADDILRLSQMNTDLFGGVDAVVKYVLEGHDRGVNWASFHPNLPLIVSAADDRQVKLWRMNDTKAWEVDTLRGHMNNVSCVMFHAKQDIIVSNSEDKSIRIWDATKRTGIQTFRREHDRFWILAAHPEMNLLAAGHDSGMIVFKLERERPAFIVSADSLFYTKERFLCFYEFSTQREVQVLPFRRPGTLSLNQCPKTLSYSPSENAFLLCSEVDGGSYELYCISKDSYGRGDVQEAKRGHGASAVFVARNRFAVLDKSSNQVLIKNLKNEIVKKSVLPIATDAIFYAGTGSLLCRSEDRVVIFDLQQRIVLGELQTPFIKYVVWSDDMEHVALLSKHAIIIASKKLVHQCTLHETIRVKSGAWDENGVFIYTTLNHVKYCLPNGDSGIIKTLDIPIYITKVSGNTIFCLDRDGKNRTIIIDATEYIFKLSLLKKKYDQVMNMIRNSQLCGQAMIAYLQQKGFPEVALHFVKDEKIRFNLALESGNIQIAVASATAIDEKDHWYRLGVEALRQGNAGIVEYAYQRTKNFERLSFLYLVTGNLEKLSKMLKIAEVKNDVMGQFHNALYMGDVRERVKILENVGHLPLAYVTASVHGLHDVAERLAAELGDNVPSLPAGKVPSLLMPPSPVMCGSDWPLLRVMRGMFDGVLDNTSRGVADEEEYEAADADWGEELDIVDADGLQNGDVAAILEDGEAAEENDEEGGWDLEDLGLGPEAETPKASINTQSSVFVTPTPGMPVSHIWIQKSSLAADHAAAGNFDTAMRLLNRQLGITNFAPLKSMFLDLHTGSHSYLRAFSSAPVISLAVERGWTESASANVRGPPALPFKLSQLDEKLKAGYKLTTTGKFSDALRTFVNILHTIPLIVVESRREVDDVKELIIIVKEYVLGLQMELRRREIKDNLARQQELAAYFTHCNLQTPHLRLALQNAMTVCFKAKNLATAANFARRLLETNPTIENQAKAARQVIAAAERNMTDAAQLNYDFRNPFVICGATYVPIYRGQKDVSCPYCTSRFVPTQEGQLCNVCDLAVIGADASGLLCSPSQIR, from the exons ATGTTGACCAAATTCGAGACGAAGAGTAACAGAGTGAAGGGCCTGAGCTTCCACCCCAAGCGCCCATGGATCCTCGCCAGTCTCCACAGCGGCGTTATCCAGCTTTGGGACTACCGCATGGGAACCCTAATCGACAAGTTCGACGAGCACGACGGCCCCGTCCGCGGCGTTCATTTCCACCACTCCCAGCCTCTCTTCGTCTCCGGAG GTGACGATTACAAGATCAAGGTGTGGAACTACAAGCTCCACAGGTGCCTCTTCACTCTCCTCGGACACCTTGATTACATCCGCACCGTCCAGTTCCACCACGAGAACCCATGGATTGTCAGCGCCAGCGACGACCAAACCATCCGCATCTGGAACTGGCAATCGCGCACGTGCATCTCCGTTTTGACCGGTCACAATCACTACGTCATGTGTGCCTTGTTCCATCCCAAAGAAGATCTCGTTGTGTCTGCCTCGCTCGACCAGACCGTTCGCGTCTGGGACATCAGTTCTCTCAAGAGGAAGACCGCGTCCCCCGCGGACGATATCCTTCGCCTAAGCCAGATGAACACCGATCTCTTCGGTGGCGTTGATGCCGTTGTTAAGTATGTTTTAGAAGGCCATGACCGCGGCGTTAATTGGGCTTCCTTCCATCCCAATCTGCCTCTCATTGTGTCAGCTGCCGATGACCGCCAAGTCAAACTTTGGAGGATGAATG ACACCAAGGCATGGGAGGTGGACACCTTGAGAGGGCACATGAATAATGTTTCATGTGTTATGTTCCATGCCAAACAGGATATCATTGTGTCAAATTCTGAAGACAAAAGTATTCGGATATGGGATGCAACAAAGAGAACTGGAATTCAAACATTTCGCCGAGAGCATGACAGGTTTTGGATTCTTGCTGCCCATCCTGAAATGAATCTGTTAGCAGCTGGTCATGACAGTGGCATGATTGTTTTTAAGCTGGAGAGAGAAAGGCCTGCTTTTATAGTTAGTGCTGATTCATTGTTCTACACCAAAGAACGGTTCTTGTGTTTCTATGAGTTCTCAACACAAAGAGAAGTACAAGTACTTCCGTTTCGAAGGCCGGGCACTTTAAGCTTGAATCAATGCCCAAAAACTCTTTCGTATAGCCCATCTGAAAATGCTTTTCTTCTGTGTTCAGAGGTAGATGGTGGATCTTATGAGTTGTATTGCATATCAAAGGACAGTTATGGTAGGGGTGATGTGCAAGAAGCAAAAAGAGGTCACGGAGCTTCAGCAGTCTTTGTTGCCCGTAATCGGTTTGCTGTGCTTGATAAGAGCAGCAATCAAGTccttataaaaaatttgaagaatgaGATTGTGAAAAAGAGTGTCCTTCCAATTGCCACTGATGCTATATTCTATGCAGGAACAGGCAGCTTGCTATGTAGGTCAGAGGATAGAGTTGTTATATTTGACCTTCAGCAAAGAATTGTTCTTGGTGAACTACAGACtccttttattaaatatgttgtCTGGTCTGATGACATGGAACATGTTGCTTTGCTCAGCAAACACGCCATTATAATTGCTAGCAAGAAACTTGTGCACCAATGCACTCTCCATGAGACAATCCGTGTAAAAAGTGGAGCCTGGGATGAAAATGGTGTTTTCATTTATACAACACTGAATCATGTAAAATACTGCCTTCCCAATGGTGATAGTGGGATAATAAAGACACTGGATATTCCAATTTATATCACAAAGGTCTCTGGAAACACAATCTTCTGCTTGGATAGGGATGGAAAGAACAGAACAATAATTATTGATGCAACTGAGTATATTTTTAAGCTTTCcctcttgaagaaaaaatacgATCAAGTTATGAACATGATAAGGAACTCACAGCTTTGTGGACAGGCTATGATTGCTTATCTACAGCAGAAAGGCTTTCCTGAGGTTGCACTGCATTTTGTGAAAGATGAGAAAATTCGGTTCAATTTGGCTTTAGAGAGTGGGAACATTCAAATTGCAGTTGCATCAGCTACAGCAATTGATGAGAAAGATCACTGGTACCGATTGGGGGTTGAGGCTCTTCGCCAGGGCAATGCTGGTATTGTTGAGTATGCGTACCAGAGAACAAAAAATTTTGAGAGATTGTCTTTCCTGTATCTTGTCACAGGTAACTTGGAGAAACTATCAAAGATGTTGAAAATTGCTGAAGTCAAGAATGATGTTATGGGCCAGTTTCACAATGCCCTATATATGGGTGATGTTCGAGAGCGTGTCAAGATATTGGAGAATGTGGGCCATTTGCCTCTTGCTTACGTCACTGCCTCAGTCCATGGGCTGCATGATGTTGCAGAGCGTCTTGCGGCTGAACTGGGAGATAATGTTCCATCATTGCCTGCAGGAAAAGTTCCTTCTCTCTTGATGCCTCCATCACCTGTCATGTGTGGAAGTGATTGGCCTCTTCTCAGGGTCATGCGAGGCATGTTTGATGGTGTTTTAGACAATACAAGTCGGGGAGTTGCTGATGAGGAAGAGTATGAGGCTGCTGATGCAGATTGGGGCGAGGAGCTTGACATAGTTGATGCAGATGGCTTACAAAATGGAGATGTTGCTGCGATTTTGGAGGATGGAGAAGCAGctgaagaaaatgatgaagaggGTGGATGGGACCTGGAGGATTTAGGCCTGGGCCCTGAAGCTGAAACTCCCAAAGCTTCTATCAATACACAGTCTTCAGTTTTTGTGACCCCAACACCTGGCATGCCTGTAAGTCATATTTGGATTCAGAAGTCATCTCTTGCAGCTGATCACGCAGCTGCTGGAAATTTTGATACTGCAATGAGGTTACTGAACCGGCAACTTGGAATAACGAATTTTGCTCCCTTGAAATCCATGTTTCTTGATCTTCATACTGGCAGTCATTCCTATCTGCGGGCATTTTCTTCTGCTCCAGTCATATCTCTTGCAGTTGAAAGAGGCTGGACTGAGTCGGCTAGTGCAAACGTGAGAGGGCCACCAGCACTTCCTTTTAAGTTGTCTCAATTGGATGAAAAACTTAAAGCTGGTTATAAATTAACAACTACTGGAAAATTCAGTGATGCCCTTCGGACATTTGTTAATATTCTTCATACAATTCCTTTGATTGTTGTTGAGTCAAGGAGGGAAGTCGATGATGTGAAGGAACTAATTATCATAGTGAAAGAGTATGTTTTGGGCCTGCAGATGGAACTGAGGAGGAGGGAAATTAAGGACAATTTAGCACGGCAGCAGGAGCTTGCGGCATATTTCACACACTGCAATCTTCAGACACCTCACCTTAGGTTAGCTTTGCAGAATGCAATGACTGTCTGCTTCAAGGCAAAGAACCTTGCTACCGCTGCTAACTTTGCCCGGAGGCTACTTGAAACAAATCCTACCATTGAAAACCAAGCCAAGGCAGCAAGGCAAGTGATAGCAGCTGCTGAAAGAAACATGACTGATGCTGCCCAATTGAACTATGATTTCCGCAACCCATTTGTAATTTGTGGTGCAACCTACGTGCCAATCTATAGAGGACAGAAGGATGTGTCTTGCCCATACTGTACTTCACGTTTTGTGCCAACTCAGGAGGGGCAACTGTGTAATGTTTGTGATCTTGCCGTGATTGGGGCAGATGCTTCTGGCCTGCTTTGTTCACCTTCCCAGATACGCTGA
- the LOC114192485 gene encoding integrator complex subunit 3, with product MAALKLTLTPPLEAENALETSLREAFESQKQSLRPPFSLAIPSPDQYTLLNRAILHGVLTEPQFAKTHIKHLHAIVTDGYATFVTLLLDLVNHLYPKLLASVKTQLLWLTDQTVCVLGIGYDAVLVSLLRQIVGADCGDVNLWLCSKLVTLFLEQWDCLLEDSPHVLSFALYTFLRVLTDHCRGGSVEKLETLKRLEIHLCVKIVREEFHLCLKIGRDFIRLLQDLVHVPEFRAILKDIVFNPCVFNVVGFEFKDVSQIYSTRTSSRYSLLRISPDMETQLRFLLTSIKLGNQKRHQVWFGKKFLNEPDKEFVIVDIVRFICCGHHPPNEIIQSDIVPRWALIGWLLTSCRRNHVVANVKLALFYDWLFFDERVDTIMNIEPAVLLMVHSIPKYVDITHALLEFLLHLVDSYDVERKSVMVKGVSSAFQLLVRKGVIRSLDVLISCPALHPALKERLKKLVACGMIGSS from the coding sequence ATGGCGGCGTTGAAGCTAACACTGACGCCACCTTTGGAAGCAGAAAACGCATTAGAAACGTCGCTGAGGGAAGCCTTTGAGTCTCAGAAACAATCTCTGAGACCTCCTTTCTCCTTAGCCATTCCAAGCCCCGACCAATACACCCTCCTCAACCGCGCGATCCTTCACGGCGTTTTAACGGAACCCCAATTCGCCAAAACCCACATCAAACACTTGCACGCTATCGTCACCGACGGCTACGCCACCTTCGTCACCCTCCTCCTCGACCTCGTCAACCACCTCTACCCCAAACTCCTGGCATCTGTCAAAACGCAGCTACTCTGGCTCACCGATCAAACGGTGTGCGTTTTGGGCATCGGCTACGACGCCGTTTTGGTCTCCCTTTTGCGCCAAATCGTCGGCGCCGATTGCGGCGATGTCAACTTGTGGCTCTGCTCCAAGTTGGTCACCCTCTTTCTGGAACAGTGGGACTGCTTATTGGAAGACTCGCCCCACGTCTTATCGTTCGCGTTGTACACGTTTCTTAGGGTTTTAACGGATCATTGCAGGGGTGGAAGCGTTGAAAAGTTGGAGACTTTGAAGCGGCTGGAGATTCATCTGTGCGTGAAGATAGTGAGGGAAGAGTTTCACTTGTGTTTGAAAATTGGGAGGGATTTTATTCGCTTGTTGCAGGATTTGGTTCATGTTCCCGAGTTTAGGGCTATATTGAAAGACATTGTGTTTAATCCGTGTGTGTTTAATGTTGTGGGGTTTGAGTTTAAGGATGTTTCTCAGATTTACTCCACCAGGACTTCCAGCAGGTATTCTCTGCTTAGGATCAGTCCTGACATGGAGACCCAATTGAGGTTTCTGCTTACAAGCATAAAGCTGGGGAATCAGAAGAGGCATCAGGTCTGGTTTGGTAAGAAGTTTTTGAATGAGCCTGATAAAGAGTTTGTCATAGTTGATATTGTGAGGTTCATATGCTGTGGACACCACCCTCCAAATGAGATAATTCAGTCTGATATTGTTCCTAGGTGGGCGCTTATTGGTTGGCTTTTGACCTCTTGTAGGAGGAACCATGTTGTGGCTAATGTGAAACTGGCTTTGTTTTATGACTGGCTCTTTTTTGATGAAAGGGTGGATACCATTATGAACATTGAGCCTGCGGTTCTGCTCATGGTGCATTCTATTCCAAAGTATGTGGACATTACTCATGCTCTTCTTGAGTTCTTATTGCATCTTGTGGACAGTTATGATGTAGAAAGGAAGAGTGTGATGGTTAAAGGTGTGTCATCGGCTTTTCAGTTGCTTGTGCGCAAAGGTGTGATTAGGTCACTTGATGTATTGATTTCTTGTCCTGCACTTCACCCTGCTTTGAAAGAGAGGCTGAAAAAGTTAGTAGCATGTGGAATGATTGGAAGCTCTTGA
- the LOC114192486 gene encoding leghemoglobin-2 → MVAFSDKQEGLVNGAYEAFKADIPKYSVVFYTTILEKAPAAKNLFSFLANGVDATNPKLTGHAEKLFGLVRDSAAQLRASGGVVADAALGAVHSQKAVNDAQFVVVKEALVKTLKEAVGDKWSDELGTAVELAYDELAAAIKKAY, encoded by the exons ATGGTTGCTTTCTCTGACAAGCAAGAGGGTTTGGTGAATGGCGCATATGAAGCATTCAAGGCAGACATTCCTAAATACAGTGTTGTCTTCTACACCAC AATACTGGAGAAAGCACCAGCAGCAAAGAACCTGTTCTCGTTTCTAGCTAACGGAGTTGATGCCACTAATCCTAAGCTCACGGGTCATGCTGAAAAGCTTTTTGGATTG GTGCGTGATTCAGCTGCACAACTTAGAGCAAGTGGAGGAGTGGTGGCTGATGCTGCACTTGGTGCTGTGCACTCTCAGAAAGCAGTGAACGATGCTCAGTTTGTG GTGGTAAAAGAAGCTTTGGTCAAAACATTGAAAGAAGCAGTTGGAGACAAATGGAGTGATGAACTGGGCACTGCTGTGGAACTAGCCTACGATGAATTGGCAGCAGCTATTAAAAAAGCATATTAG